One stretch of Francisella sp. LA112445 DNA includes these proteins:
- the lysC gene encoding lysine-sensitive aspartokinase 3, with product MEDQISVAKFGGTSVANIESITKCIEIIRNTSQVKVVVVSAQSGVTNLLVKLVTSCSNESSIQETISKIQEIVYPILEHIKNPETSMRIKEVIKDLESLTKLSLRLKTPQLSDEILSFGELISATIMTELLVQSGINARHLRATEFMKTDNHYGQAKPITKSIRSNAQQKLVPLIQDSIVVTEGFMGQGSQGLTTTLGRGGSDYSAALIAEAIDAKDLLIWTDVPGIYQADPRAIPSAVSIQKMSYNEAAELATFGAKVLHPSTLWPAIRSNINVFIGSTFNPDNPGTWITKNLDQELPVVRAVAERKNQVLLTIKSYDMVHTQGFLAKVFQVLANHKVSIDLVTTSEVSLALTLDPIGSQSIGDTILTPSLLEDLHEIGDVEIKIDENLSLVAIVGNNIHQTKSISSRLFSELSEHNIRLLSHGASGHNMCLLVDQNESSQVMQKIYNQFFEKGRMV from the coding sequence GTGGAAGATCAAATAAGTGTTGCAAAATTCGGTGGTACAAGTGTTGCCAATATTGAATCAATAACAAAATGTATTGAAATTATAAGAAATACATCTCAAGTTAAGGTAGTAGTTGTAAGTGCTCAATCTGGAGTTACTAATCTTTTAGTAAAGCTTGTGACAAGCTGTTCTAATGAGAGTTCTATACAAGAAACAATTAGTAAAATACAAGAAATTGTCTACCCAATACTAGAGCATATTAAAAATCCTGAAACCTCAATGAGAATAAAAGAGGTTATAAAAGATTTAGAGTCTCTTACAAAATTATCTTTAAGATTAAAAACCCCTCAATTATCAGATGAGATATTATCTTTTGGTGAATTGATCTCAGCAACGATAATGACTGAGCTTTTAGTTCAATCAGGTATTAATGCTAGACACCTAAGAGCGACAGAGTTTATGAAAACTGATAACCACTATGGTCAGGCAAAACCTATCACTAAAAGTATCCGCTCAAATGCACAGCAAAAATTAGTGCCATTAATTCAAGATAGTATTGTAGTAACGGAAGGTTTTATGGGTCAAGGATCTCAAGGTCTTACAACTACTCTTGGTCGTGGCGGAAGTGATTATTCAGCAGCTTTAATCGCTGAGGCTATAGATGCGAAAGATTTACTGATTTGGACAGATGTTCCAGGCATCTATCAAGCTGATCCTAGAGCAATACCAAGTGCTGTATCAATACAGAAAATGTCTTATAATGAAGCTGCAGAACTAGCAACTTTTGGGGCTAAAGTCTTACATCCTAGTACATTATGGCCTGCTATAAGAAGTAATATAAATGTATTTATAGGATCAACTTTTAATCCAGATAACCCTGGGACATGGATTACAAAGAATTTAGATCAAGAGCTTCCAGTTGTTCGAGCTGTTGCTGAACGTAAAAATCAAGTGTTACTGACGATAAAGAGCTATGATATGGTTCATACCCAAGGTTTCTTGGCTAAAGTTTTTCAGGTTTTAGCAAATCATAAGGTAAGTATTGATTTAGTAACTACTAGTGAAGTAAGTCTTGCCTTGACCTTAGATCCTATTGGTAGCCAATCTATAGGTGATACTATACTTACACCAAGCTTATTAGAAGATCTACACGAGATTGGCGATGTTGAAATAAAGATTGATGAGAACCTATCCTTAGTTGCGATAGTTGGTAATAATATCCATCAGACTAAGAGTATTAGCTCAAGATTATTTTCTGAGTTATCAGAGCATAATATACGTTTACTTAGTCATGGAGCTAGTGGGCATAATATGTGTCTACTTGTTGACCAAAATGAATCATCTCAAGTTATGCAAAAAATTTATAATCAATTTTTTGAAAAAGGAAGGATGGTATGA